The nucleotide sequence ACTGGAGGGTCTCGCAACCCACAGTGGTAAAGGTGAATACAAAGTTAGTCCGTTGTTTGGGGGTGTTGGTTGAAGGAAATGTTGTCCAGGGCAGCAGCAGAAAGTCTCCGATCATCAATGGTGCACAAGTGAGTGCCATTTTAACAGTACACCTGGGGACCCCTCAGTGAGTTGTGATTAAAACCTGGAGACTGAATCACAACTTTCTGCTGGTTGTCCTAACCCCCTCCATGATTTGCTTATGATGTGAATGGTAGTTCTCTTGCCACAGACCCTTTTGGAAGTCTAGattgaggcagcacagtggttagcactgctgcatcacagcaccagggacgtggGTTCCGTTggttgactgcctgtgtggagtttgccctttctccacctgtctgcgtgggtttcctctggttgctcttctttcctcccacagtccaaagatgtgcaggtttggtggattggccatgctaagtttccccttagtgtccaaagatgatgttgggtggggttatggggatggggcaggggagtgggacgaggtaaggtgctcttggtactcgacgggccaaatagcctctttccaCACTGTTCTATGAATATGGGATTCTATGGAAACTATTTCTATTCCTCTAGTCAACCCAGAATATCAGCTCTTTAAATaggcaaaataataataataactgcttattgtcacaagtaggcttcattgaagttactgtgaaaagcccctagtcaccacattccgacgcctgttcggggaggccgatacgggaattgaacccgcgctgctggcattgttctgcattataagctaggtgtttagcccactgtgctaaaccaacccataCACTTCTATATTTCTAGAATTCTACACATTAAATACACTTCTAAATTCACGTTGACTCATTATTTGATTACTTTCGTACAGCTAGCGGCCATTTGTTTTGTGGATTCTTGTAGAGTTCTGAACTTTTTCTGCTTGCTGTGCCTCTTCTCAAATATGAAAATTACACATTGACTTGCTTTTCTGTTGTGAGAACGACCGACTGACTGTGCTTAACAAGTTTCCTTCATTATCTCTCAATTCAACTTCTTCGgtgtggggtggagtggaggtatttgTTGGCTTTCGGCCCCATCCAACATATCTAGACTCTGCTTCACTGATCTCAGAGCATATTTGACATGTGCTTGATGTTGGATTGTAGGTCCTTGGGATTCCTCAAGTTAATGAGTGCTTCAAAGCTGTATGTATTTTATTGCTTTTTGGGGATGCTGCAATCCATGTTCTAACTCAACTTCGTCTGGTTTGTTCTCAGGATTCTTACCGAAAACAAGTAGTAATTGACGGAGAAACATGTCTTTTAGATATTCTCGACACAGCAGGTCAAGAAGAGTACAGTGCAATGAGAGATCAATACATGAGGACGGGCGAGGGCTTCTTGTGTGTGTTTGCCATAAATAACATTAAATCATTTGAAGATATTCATCATTATAGGTGGGTTTTAGAAGGGAGGTCTTGTTCTTCCACTTGCTAAAACCTGTCCAATTTGTCACAACTTCAGactaatggaaaggtttctcaCTCTTTATAAACTTGAAAGGGCAACCTTTGCAGGGGTGTGGATTAATTGGATTCCTCTTTCAAGCCAACAGGCGCACGATGAATGCATGACCACCTCTGCTGTCGAATATCTTAAAGAAAATCATTTCCACACTCTGGGGATTTGGATATTTCAAAGCAATGTAGTTTTTCTCTTTTTAACACGATGCAATTTTCATAACACCATACATGAATATTATTGGGCAGTGGGTAAGCACAGTGAAGTGGGACATTGTGTGTCtacctgtgtgaagtttgcacattctccaagggtcagcatgggtttcatccgggtgtctctcacagtccaaagatgcgcaggttaaatGAATTAGTCATTCTAaaatgccctttagtgtccagggatgtgcagattctggtttagcacactgggctatatCGCtaccttttaaagcagatcaaagcaggctagcagcacggttcaattcccgtaccagcctccccgaacaggcgccggaatgtggccactaggggcttttcacagtaacttcatttgaagcctacttgtgacaataagcaattttcattttcatttttcagattcAGAGGGTGGATGGGAGAATTGACCAAGGTTGAGTAGCGttttggaaggtcggtgcagattcgataggccaaatggcctccttctgcactgtcaggattccacCTCTGCTGAATTCAACTTGAGTTGACTGATGAGGGGCAAGTGCCCATACTTCTCTCCACTTGAATCATGGCTTCTGACTGAAATGAGTTGGACAATCTCTGCCCATttcctttttttgaaaatatttgtgTTCAAGTTTTTAatacttttaacattttaaatacacaTCACAAAGCATAAACACCACACCCCACtttgtcccctcccctccccattaacAGCTCATTAAAATGTAATacaatcaaattccatcttttgTGGAACCCcttactcgcccccccccccccccccccccccgccccctctcaaaACAGATTTGACCacctccaaatacaggaactccattagatcccccagccataccgaggcacagggtggagaagctgacctccactacAACAGGACCTGCCTGTGAGTAACCAGCggggcaaaggctaaaacatctgccctcgCCCCAactgcagctccggcaagtccaacacccgggggactgggctccaaatccatttGCAAGATCGCAGACGTGATGCTGAAGAACAACCTATAATATTTCCCCAACTTCAGGCAGAACCAGAACATATGTAGTAATTggccaggcccctcccacaccattcacaaatgtcctccacaccctcaaacaaccggctcatcgtCAACttcgtcaggtgcgctctgtagCACCTTTGGCGGTATGAACCCTAACCTTACACACGGGGTGgaagcattcaccctctgcagaacctcacaccacaaccccaacTCCAgcgccatccccagctcctcctcccacttagcctccaccccctccagagaTGCCACGCCATCCTCCAAAATCCGCCCGTACATCGCTGAGATgatcccctcctccagccccattccTGACAACACCCCCTTCAACAGCGAGGAGGGCAATGCCACCAGAAAAGTCAGGAAATCCTTCttcacaaaatcccgcacctgtataTACCTTAAAAACCTACCCCATGGTAactcaaactccccccccccccccccccccccccaactcctccaaacacGCAAACCGCCTATCTAGAAATAAGTCCTCCGCTTCCATCAGCCCTCACTCCCCCTGACCCGAAACCTAGCATTAAACATCGCTGGCTCAAATCATGCTCCCCTCGGGTCGGCATCCACGTCAACCCCACCTCTAGCCtaaagtgctgctgaaattgcCCCATATCTTcaacatggccaccaccaccagactccctGAATATTTTCTTGGAGCAAACAGGAGCAACCTCGACCTCTTACAGgagcctgcctccatcttttACCCTCAAAGCCTCTGATTCCCTGCTCCAGCCCCGCAGCTTCTCCGTGTTCGTTTCCCAGTAATAGTACAACAGGTTTGGAAGGGCCAGGtctgcacccggcctgccaacGATGGGGGAAGGCTATCCCAGATCAATAGGCCCACCTTACTCCCCACACTTGTGAAGTTCAACTTATGGAGTCAGGCCCAGTCTCAAACCACCACTCACAAGTACCTCAAATGGGTAGCTGCCTCCCGAAACAGCAATCCCCCCCTTGCTCCACCAAAACTAGCACCGATCCCCAAAACACTCACTCTTTTCCAGATTCCGCTTGCAACCTGAAAAGGACCCGAAGATCTTAAGCAGTCCAGTTATATCCCCCACAGAAGAACGCGGGTTGTGGATACAACAACAGATCATCAGCATGCTGAGACACCCTAtgcttctctcttcccccccctccgcacTACCCCCCTCCATTTATCTGAGCACCTCAGCtttatggccaagggctctatcaccaGTGCAAACaggaagggggacatggggtacccctgcctcgttcccctatgtaacggaaaataccccaaactcacctcATTTGTGCGCACACTCTGCCCATTTCTTAATGGATGACGTAGTGAGCTCAAGATTGTCTAAAatttggtgcccccccccccgaaactagAAACACAGACTGGGCCATCAAATCTTAACCAATCCTGCAGCAGAGCCATTCTTCTGCCTATGGCTATGCCATACCTGATCTGAGAGTGTTTAATGCTGACATTGACTGTAAAATAGCATGTCTCGTGATATTGTTTTCCCGATCTCAAAAATTTGCCACGATGTCCTTCTGAAGAAGTGAATTAAAACAGTAAAGATTgtgctttctttttcttttcccagAGAACAGATAAAAAGGGTAAAAGACTCTGATGATGTCCCAATGGTCCTAGTCGGAAACAAATGTGATTTGCCCACGAGAACGGTAGACACAAAACAAGCACAGGACCTAGCACGAAGTTATGGAATTCCTTTCATTGAAACTTCAGCAAAAACGAGACAGGTGAGTGGCCTCTGAGCAAAGGCAGGTGAATGGAGTGGAGGTAGAGCGGCCATTATTTgattgaatggtgtagcaggtTTGAGGAGTTGAATGCCTTATTCCTGATCTGAATGCAGAACAGAGCAGTTATGCGAGCTTTCTGACTGTACCAAGCATCGGTTTTAGATGCAAAGTTGACTGGTTTTGGtcactttaaaaaaagaaatctgagCAGGACCTTTTTGTTTAGTGTGATATCCAATTGCGATGAGACATCAAGACTCAACAAGCATCTTAAATTGACTTAAAATGCAACATTTTTAAGGCACAAGACCAGactgaatgtgcagttgggatTCAAATAGGCATTTTAAACAATTTGACTTGAACTGATTTATTATAGTCCTGTATATATAAACCTCCCAATCCTAAGCAGTCTTCCAGATTAATTACTAATCAAAAAATGGTTAAATGAAGGAAAGTGCATGACAGCACTTTCTTGGTTGTCTTGGTGACTCCTTCCTGTCCAacagttaggtgaggttacgagtttgcgggggagtaggcctagggtGAGTGGTCTTTCAGGGGagatgcaaactcgatggaccaaatgacctcctgcactgtggggattctatggttaaGTAAAGAGCTGGTCTCAAAGGTGTCTCTTGGCCTGAATTTCTATGTGCTTCTTCCCTTTCTAACGAGAGGTAGCACTATTCCAGTGTAATGGCATTTGATAACACACATTGAAAGAGACTGCTATTTTTTTGCTCCTGTATAATGCACATATTGTGCTTTGGACATGACCAAAAAATGAGTTGCGCAATTATGGAT is from Scyliorhinus canicula chromosome 11, sScyCan1.1, whole genome shotgun sequence and encodes:
- the LOC119973258 gene encoding GTPase KRas isoform X1 — protein: MTEYKLVVVGAGGVGKSALTIQLIQNHFVDEYDPTIEDSYRKQVVIDGETCLLDILDTAGQEEYSAMRDQYMRTGEGFLCVFAINNIKSFEDIHHYREQIKRVKDSDDVPMVLVGNKCDLPTRTVDTKQAQDLARSYGIPFIETSAKTRQGVDDAFYTLVREIRKHKDKMSKGEKKKKNKTKKKCLIM
- the LOC119973258 gene encoding ras-like protein isoform X2, with the translated sequence MTEYKLVVVGAGGVGKSALTIQLIQNHFVDEYDPTIEDSYRKQVVIDGETCLLDILDTAGQEEYSAMRDQYMRTGEGFLCVFAINNIKSFEDIHHYREQIKRVKDSDDVPMVLVGNKCDLPTRTVDTKQAQDLARSYGIPFIETSAKTRQRVEDAFYTLVREIRQYRLRKINTEEKTARCVPFKCVVM
- the LOC119973258 gene encoding ras-like protein isoform X3, which encodes MTEYKLVVVGAGGVGKSALTIQLIQNHFVDEYDPTIEDSYRKQVVIDGETCLLDILDTAGQEEYSAMRDQYMRTGEGFLCVFAINNIKSFEDIHHYREQIKRVKDSDDVPMVLVGNKCDLPTRTVDTKQAQDLARSYGIPFIETSAKTRQRVEDAFYTLVREIRQYRLRKINTEEKTARCVPFKCVVMGVDDAFYTLVREIRKHKDKMSKGEKKKKNKTKKKCLIM